TTGGCTCGGCCGATGCCACCGGCCTTGAGGTTGTCGACCCTCTCGCCGACGTCGGGTCACATCCGACAAAACAGGAACGGATTCTGGCTCTGCGCGACGTACCCCTCCGGATCGCAGACATCCTGAACCGATCCGACCATCCATCGAATTTGACACACGAAAAAAGGTCCTGAAGAGCTCACACAAAAAAAGCCCGGGCATGGCCCGGGCTGAATCGCTTGTCTGCTTCGCTGAAGTTCAAATCAGGGGACGAAAATTTTGAGCTTATCCCCGGGGCGCAGCCTCGAACTTTGCCCCATCCTGTTCCAGGCCTGCAGGTCCTTGGTCGACACCCCGAATTTCCTGGAAATGTCCCAGAGTGTATCTCCCTGGCGGACGAGATACTGGACCAGAGAGCCTTGGGCCGGACGCGGGTCTCTCGACGCCACCGACGAACTCTGTTCCTTGGTCCCAGGGATGTAAAGCTTCTGGCCGATGCTCAAGGTACTCGACTTCTTGAGGCCGTTGGCCTTGGCGATGGAATCCACACTGGCCCCAAACTTTTTGGAAATGGCCCACAGGCTGTCGCCCTTTCCGACCGTATAGTTGGCCCGAGCCCTGGCGATTTCCCGGGTCTTTCGCTCACCTCCGGATT
This sequence is a window from Deltaproteobacteria bacterium. Protein-coding genes within it:
- a CDS encoding LysM peptidoglycan-binding domain-containing protein gives rise to the protein AYLSDSSSRPYAGFQRYQIRTGDSWWRISNRSGVPIEVLKRVNDKTANLLRPGQWIMIPGKGGAVVAESGGERKTREIARARANYTVGKGDSLWAISKKFGASVDSIAKANGLKKSSTLSIGQKLYIPGTKEQSSSVASRDPRPAQGSLVQYLVRQGDTLWDISRKFGVSTKDLQAWNRMGQSSRLRPGDKLKIFVP